The Parashewanella tropica genome window below encodes:
- a CDS encoding nuclear transport factor 2 family protein, giving the protein MKRTALFILGLFLTCSVSAKDFDGEKFAKDYYEALINTQMPNAKAEDIEHYLSFLKDDVGNQHIPYQRDDTRTKGAIKRFRKGMTYYLGSHTSYEAKLIETNVGDGFIIIKFYNKASGIHPQTKQVNAYAENVMEVLEIEDNKVARIRRYTY; this is encoded by the coding sequence ATGAAAAGGACAGCATTATTTATTTTAGGGTTGTTTTTAACTTGTTCAGTGTCTGCTAAAGACTTTGATGGAGAAAAGTTCGCCAAAGATTACTATGAAGCTTTGATAAATACACAGATGCCAAATGCGAAAGCAGAAGATATTGAGCATTATCTGAGTTTTTTAAAAGATGATGTGGGCAATCAACATATCCCATATCAACGTGACGATACGCGTACAAAAGGCGCTATCAAACGTTTCCGAAAGGGCATGACTTATTATTTGGGTTCTCACACATCATATGAAGCAAAGTTGATCGAGACCAATGTTGGTGACGGTTTTATCATTATAAAATTCTATAATAAGGCTAGTGGTATTCATCCTCAAACAAAACAAGTTAATGCTTACGCTGAAAATGTCATGGAAGTGCTGGAAATTGAAGACAATAAAGTTGCAAGGATCAGAAGGTATACCTATTGA
- a CDS encoding class I SAM-dependent methyltransferase, with protein MDYLAVNRNAWNQRTEIHVESEFYDVNGFLDGNCTLNDIELAALPNVKDKSLLHLQCHFGLDSLSWARRGAKVTGVDLSDAAITKATQLANQTKLDAKFICSDVYSFTEINNHQFDIVFTSYGTICWLPCLKQWAEVIASSLKSGGTFYMAEFHPCYDLIAGYSYFDKSHPDIEEEATYSENAGDETSKVVLWSHAMSTVVNALIGAGLSIKEVNEYPYSPYNCFEGLIETEKGKYVIPHKGNNVPLVFSIKAKKR; from the coding sequence ATGGATTATCTTGCGGTAAATCGGAATGCATGGAATCAACGTACCGAAATTCACGTCGAATCTGAATTTTATGATGTTAACGGTTTTTTAGATGGTAATTGCACGCTTAATGATATTGAGCTCGCAGCACTCCCAAATGTGAAGGACAAATCTCTTCTTCATTTACAATGTCACTTTGGCTTGGATTCATTAAGTTGGGCAAGACGAGGTGCTAAAGTAACAGGTGTTGATCTTTCTGATGCAGCTATTACTAAAGCGACTCAACTAGCCAATCAAACAAAGCTTGATGCCAAATTTATCTGTAGCGACGTCTATAGCTTTACAGAAATCAACAATCATCAATTCGATATTGTCTTTACTTCTTATGGGACTATTTGTTGGTTGCCTTGCTTAAAGCAATGGGCAGAGGTCATTGCCAGCAGTTTAAAATCTGGTGGAACATTTTATATGGCAGAGTTCCACCCTTGTTACGATCTTATCGCTGGATACTCGTATTTCGATAAATCCCATCCAGATATTGAAGAAGAGGCAACGTATTCAGAAAATGCAGGAGACGAAACATCCAAAGTTGTTTTATGGTCTCATGCGATGTCTACCGTAGTTAATGCGTTAATTGGAGCGGGGTTGAGTATTAAAGAGGTCAATGAGTACCCATATAGCCCTTACAACTGTTTTGAAGGTCTCATTGAAACCGAAAAGGGCAAATATGTAATTCCGCATAAAGGCAATAACGTCCCGTTAGTATTCTCGATAAAAGCAAAAAAACGATAA
- a CDS encoding class I SAM-dependent methyltransferase yields the protein MGNLRLRYQTLEFDLIDLHICSLRDSNQYSDPDRKAEAVGISSAMWPLFGVLWPSGVVLAEYIFKSNFKDKQILEVGCGLGVSSLLLNKLNANITASDYHPEAQTFIERNNGLNHHDPIKFERVDWEKDHTHLGQFDLIIGSDLLYEDHQVQALSQFLMKHSKPKSEIVLVDPGRGRKTRLRKQIEKAGFICDISKVSQSQLEDFNGHILHFRRN from the coding sequence ATGGGAAATTTACGCTTGCGCTATCAAACACTCGAATTCGACTTAATCGACCTTCACATTTGCTCACTTCGAGATAGCAACCAATACTCTGATCCTGATAGAAAAGCTGAAGCAGTGGGAATATCTTCCGCCATGTGGCCGTTGTTTGGTGTCCTTTGGCCTTCAGGCGTTGTGCTTGCAGAGTATATTTTCAAATCTAATTTTAAAGACAAACAAATTCTAGAGGTCGGTTGCGGTCTTGGCGTTAGTAGTCTTCTTCTGAATAAACTGAATGCGAATATCACCGCCAGTGACTATCATCCTGAAGCCCAAACTTTCATTGAGCGTAATAACGGATTAAATCACCACGACCCAATTAAGTTTGAACGAGTAGATTGGGAAAAAGATCACACTCACTTAGGTCAATTTGATCTTATTATTGGTAGTGACCTATTGTATGAAGATCATCAAGTACAGGCATTAAGCCAATTTTTAATGAAGCACAGTAAGCCTAAAAGTGAAATCGTGTTGGTTGACCCCGGGCGAGGCAGAAAAACAAGGTTACGGAAACAAATTGAAAAGGCAGGCTTTATTTGCGATATATCAAAGGTCAGCCAATCACAATTAGAAGA